In the genome of Croceimicrobium hydrocarbonivorans, one region contains:
- a CDS encoding fasciclin domain-containing protein, with translation MKRFTLLTLLVGFCATLQAQTVMVGGEAMYPKKDIVSNAVNSADHTTLVAAVKAAGLVETLQGDGPFTVFAPVNDAFENLPEGTVEALLKPEAKAKLQAVLTYHVIPGVLDFKALKAKIMEGKGKAVLTTVQGAKLTFMMNGEHNILVKDAQGNVANITVYDVYQKNGVIQVIDSVLMP, from the coding sequence ATGAAACGATTTACTCTACTCACACTTTTGGTTGGTTTTTGCGCGACTCTACAGGCGCAAACGGTAATGGTTGGCGGAGAGGCGATGTACCCTAAAAAGGATATCGTTAGCAACGCTGTGAACTCCGCCGATCATACCACTTTGGTAGCCGCCGTAAAAGCTGCCGGTTTGGTGGAAACCCTGCAGGGGGATGGTCCATTTACGGTTTTTGCACCGGTAAATGATGCCTTCGAAAACCTACCTGAAGGAACCGTGGAAGCCTTATTGAAGCCTGAGGCTAAAGCAAAATTACAGGCGGTTTTAACCTATCATGTTATTCCTGGAGTTTTGGATTTTAAAGCGTTAAAGGCGAAAATCATGGAAGGCAAGGGCAAAGCGGTTTTAACTACCGTTCAAGGTGCCAAGCTCACCTTTATGATGAATGGCGAGCATAATATTTTGGTGAAAGACGCCCAGGGTAATGTGGCGAATATCACGGTATACGATGTGTATCAAAAGAATGGGGTTATTCAAGTAATCGATTCGGTTCTGATGCCCTAA
- a CDS encoding PadR family transcriptional regulator produces MMYRYFMYYCPMYSKELLKGTLQAIILKLLAEHGSMYGYEISQKVKELSSEKILLKDGSLYPALQKMLSDGLVDYREEMIGKRVRKYYQLTTTGKVRQKDALQEIKEFMQTLDDLLNLKLIMS; encoded by the coding sequence ATGATGTATAGATATTTTATGTATTATTGCCCTATGTATTCGAAAGAACTTTTAAAAGGAACCCTGCAAGCCATTATTCTAAAGCTATTAGCTGAGCATGGCAGCATGTATGGATATGAGATTTCCCAAAAGGTGAAGGAGCTATCCAGTGAAAAGATTTTACTGAAAGACGGCTCCTTGTATCCGGCTTTGCAAAAAATGCTGAGTGATGGTTTGGTCGACTATCGCGAAGAAATGATTGGTAAGCGCGTACGTAAATATTATCAGCTTACCACTACCGGAAAGGTGCGCCAAAAGGATGCCTTGCAAGAGATCAAGGAGTTTATGCAGACCCTCGATGATTTACTCAACCTCAAATTGATTATGTCATGA